One part of the Coffea eugenioides isolate CCC68of chromosome 10, Ceug_1.0, whole genome shotgun sequence genome encodes these proteins:
- the LOC113750667 gene encoding dammarenediol 12-hydroxylase-like encodes MGLSYSLLFLLFLVPFAYLCFPKLWLRKKLAIANSNSSCQNQRLPPGRTGWPLLGESLEYFTKIRQGVPYQFVKDRMNKYSSKVFRTSLIGQPMVILCSAEGNKFLFSNERKLVQVWWPSTMDKIFPKSDHRPSSEHSNRLRKLLPFILKTDVLREYVGIMDAVMKKHLQTEWNCEEVNVGDKAKKYLLTLACNIFLGLDDPEKIDELAKGTEDVGTGIHSMPFNLPGTALNRAIKASKLMRKEVEALIRQRRSDVSEYGPSSGKDFVSHMVLARDDNGQLLSDGDIASHLVGLVQAGYTTIHSTITIIMKYLSELPDIYTSVLKEQKEIAIIKEQNGRLSWEDLRKMKHTWDVALEVLRIYTPGTGSFREAITDFVFDGYTIPRGSKIHWIFDVTHKNPEYFRDPEKFDPSRFQGDGMAPFTFVPFGGGARMCPGNEYARVSILIFLHNVVTHFRWKKLIPDEEVLHYPVPRPAQGLPIRLYPHQP; translated from the exons ATGGGATTATCATACAGTCTGTTGTTTCTTTTATTCCTCGTTCCTTTCGCATATCTGTGTTTTCCCAAGCTTTGGCTGAGGAAAAAGTTGGCCATTGCGAACAGCAATTCTTCTTGTCAAAACCAAAGGCTTCCACCAGGGAGAACAGGTTGGCCTTTACTAGGTGAAAGTCTGGAATACTTCACCAAAATTCGACAAGGTGTTCCTTACCAGTTTGTCAAAGATCGGATGAACAAGTATTCGTCCAAGGTTTTCAGGACATCATTGATTGGACAGCCCATGGTTATACTATGTAGTGCTGAGGGAAACAAATTTCTGTTTTCCAATGAAAGGAAATTGGTCCAGGTTTGGTGGCCGAGCACAATGGACAAGATTTTTCCCAAGTCTGATCATAGACCTAGCAGTGAACATTCAAATAGGTTAAGGAAACTGCTTCCATTCATTCTCAAGACAGATGTGCTTCGAGAATATGTTGGAATTATGGATGCTGTAATGAAGAAACATTTGCAGACAGAATGGAACTGTGAAGAAGTGAATGTGGGTGACAAGGCAAAGAAGTACTTGTTAACATTGGCATGTAATATATTCTTAGGCCTTGATGATCCAGAGAAAATTGACGAACTTGCGAAGGGTACAGAAGATGTAGGAACAGGTATTCATTCCATGCCATTTAATTTGCCAGGAACAGCTTTGAATCGTGCCATTAAAGCATCAAAGCTTATGCGTAAAGAGGTGGAAGCACTTATCAGACAAAGAAGAAGTGATGTTTCAGAGTATGGTCCATCTTCCGGAAAGGATTTTGTCTCACACATGGTTTTGGCAAGAGATGATAATGGTCAACTCCTCAGTGATGGAGATATTGCTAGCCATTTAGTAGGTTTGGTGCAAGCCGGCTATACAACTATTCATAGCACAATCACAATTATCATGAAGTATCTTTCTGAGCTTCCTGACATATATACTTCTGTCTTAAAAG AACAAAAGGAGATCGCCATTATTAAGGAACAAAATGGTAGACTCAGTTGGGAGGATTTAAGGAAAATGAAGCATACTTGGGATGTAGCACTCGAAGTGTTGAGAATATATACACCAGGAACTGGAAGTTTTCGAGAGGCTATCACTGATTTTGTATTTGATGGATATACCATCCCGAGAGGCTCAAAG ATCCACTGGATTTTTGATGTAACACACAAAAACCCCGAGTACTTCCGTGATCCTGAAAAGTTCGATCCATCACGGTTTCAAGGTGATGGCATGGCTCCATTTACATTTGTACCATTTGGAGGCGGAGCTCGTATGTGTCCTGGAAATGAGTATGCACGGGTATCAATACTCATTTTTCTGCATAATGTTGTGACTCACTTCAGATGGAAAAAGCTAATTCCTGATGAGGAAGTTTTGCATTATCCAGTTCCAAGGCCAGCTCAGGGACTTCCCATTCGCCTCTATCCTCACCAACCTTAG
- the LOC113750669 gene encoding dammarenediol 12-hydroxylase-like: protein MELSQIFLLILSLVLFVYLCICKLSLRDKSLVAISKFAFKNPRLPPGRTGWPLVGETLEYFSKIQQGVLEKFVTERRNKYSSKIFRTSLIGYPMAILCDAEGNKFLFSNENKFVKHWWPSTIDKLFPKSNNKPNTEHTKALHKLLTFILKKDVLRAYVGVMDAIMKQHLQIYAECKLVKIGDMAKTYIFKLACITFLGIDNQGKIDELEKGIEEIATGLHSMPLNFPGTALNRAIKTSKLMREEFESMIRQRKIDLSVHSSSSAKDFVSHMLLATDDGGQFYSEADIACILVGLLQGSYTTVHNTITNIMMYLTEFPDVYNSVLREQKEIADLKEPNNILCWDDLKKMKYSWQVACEVLRLKPPVHGAFKEAITDFNYAGYTIPKGWKIHWIAHATHKNPEYFPDPDKFDPSRFQGDGPASYTFVPFGGGAHMCPGTEYARLAILIFLHNVVNKYRWEKQIPDEKVLHYPYTRPAHGLPVHLYPHKP, encoded by the exons ATGGAATTATCACAGATTTTTTTGCTTATTTTGTCGCTGGTTCTTTTTGTATATCTGTGTATTTGTAAGCTCAGTCTGAGAGATAAATCTCTTGTTGCAATCAGCAAATTTGCTTTTAAAAACCCCAGGCTTCCACCAGGCAGAACAGGCTGGCCTCTTGTAGGTGAAACTTTGGAGTATTTCTCCAAAATTCAACAGGGTGTCCTTGAAAAGTTTGTAACAGAGCGGAGGAACAAGTACTCCTCCAAGATTTTCAGGACATCATTGATAGGTTACCCCATGGCTATCTTATGTGATGCTGAGGGAAACAAATTTCTGTTCTCTAATGAGAATAAATTTGTCAAGCATTGGTGGCCAAGCACAATTGACAAGCTCTTTCCCAAGTCAAATAATAAGCCTAACACTGAGCACACAAAAGCGTTGCATAAACTCCTGACTTTCATTCTCAAGAAAGATGTTTTACGAGCATATGTTGGTGTCATGGATGCAATAATGAAGCAGCATTTGCAGATCTATGCCGAGTGCAAACTAGTGAAGATTGGTGATATGGCGAAAACGTACATATTCAAATTGGCATGCATTACATTCTTAGGCATCGACAATCAGGGAAAGATTGATGAGCTTGAAAAGGGTATAGAAGAGATAGCAACTGGTCTTCATTCAATGCCCTTAAATTTTCCAGGAACAGCTTTGAATCGTGCCATCAAAACATCGAAGCTGATGCGGGAAGAGTTTGAGTCAATGATTAGGCAAAGAAAGATTGATCTTTCGGTGCATAGTTCATCTTCAGCAAAGGACTTCGTGTCACACATGCTTTTAGCAACAGATGATGGTGGCCAGTTTTACAGCGAAGCCGACATAGCTTGCATTTTAGTAGGTTTATTGCAAGGTTCCTACACAACCGTTCACAACACAATTACTAACATCATGATGTATCTTACAGAGTTTCCTGATGTTTATAACTCGGTCCTACGAG agcaaaaagaaattGCAGATCTAAAGGAGCCAAATAACATATTATGTTGGGATGATTTGAAGAAGATGAAGTATTCATGGCAAGTTGCATGCGAAGTTTTGAGACTAAAACCACCAGTACATGGGGCATTCAAAGAAGCTATCACTGACTTCAACTATGCAGGATATACAATTCCAAAAGGATGGAAG ATTCATTGGATCGCACACGCCACACACAAAAACCCTGAATACTTTCCTGACCCTGATAAGTTTGATCCATCAAGATTTCAAGGTGATGGTCCAGCTTCTTACACTTTTGTCCCATTTGGGGGTGGAGCACATATGTGCCCTGGAACCGAGTATGCAAGACTTGCAATACTCATTTTTCTGCATAATGTGGTGAACAAGTATAGATGGGAAAAACAAATTCCTGATGAGAAAGTACTACATTATCCATACACAAGACCGGCTCATGGACTTCCAGTTCACCTTTATCCTCACAAGCCTTAA